In one Candidatus Cloacimonas sp. genomic region, the following are encoded:
- a CDS encoding DUF47 family protein, whose protein sequence is MALILKTTRFIETQIDAFLDILSDSATTFELATEDYLCNRVEQFETRLTQIRENEHKADDLRVSIEHFLYERTLIPENRGDVLAILENTDEVIDNIKDSLVQFSIEMPEIPAALNDLWIQTAKASSNAVEQLSFAVRSFFRDLAAVNNYIHKVYFFEREADHIGERLRREIFSLDIDLSRKSHLRYFALHIEKISDYAQVVCDRLSIYAIKRQL, encoded by the coding sequence TCATCGAAACCCAGATTGATGCGTTTCTGGATATTTTAAGTGATTCAGCCACAACTTTTGAGCTGGCTACTGAAGATTATCTTTGTAACCGGGTAGAGCAATTTGAAACCCGTTTAACGCAAATAAGAGAAAATGAACACAAGGCGGATGATTTACGAGTGAGCATAGAGCATTTTCTTTATGAGCGAACCTTGATTCCTGAAAATAGGGGAGATGTACTTGCCATTTTGGAAAATACGGATGAAGTTATAGACAATATAAAGGATTCGTTAGTTCAATTTTCCATCGAAATGCCAGAAATCCCTGCAGCGCTAAATGATTTATGGATTCAGACGGCTAAGGCATCCAGCAATGCAGTTGAACAGCTTTCTTTTGCCGTGCGTTCATTTTTTCGAGATTTGGCAGCCGTGAACAATTATATTCACAAGGTCTATTTTTTTGAACGCGAGGCAGATCATATTGGTGAGCGTTTGCGCAGGGAAATATTCAGTTTGGATATTGATCTTTCCCGTAAAAGTCATTTGCGTTATTTTGCCCTGCACATAGAAAAAATATCAGATTATGCGCAGGTTGTTTGTGATCGTCTTTCCATTTATGCCATCAAGCGTCAATTATAA
- a CDS encoding inorganic phosphate transporter, which yields MIFIYLLSGLFLGWSLGANDTGNIFGAAVETRMLKFKTAALLASIFIFLGAVLEGSGPSGTLGHLGSVDALGGAFTVALAAALTITAIVRTGIPVSTSQTIVGAIIGWNFFAGRLTDYRSLLTIVFSWVIAFVLAGVIAAILFYLIRPLINRGKIHLLEQDVFTRMGLIVIGAFGAFSLGANNIANVVGVFVPVSPFRDISLAGFTLKGVQQLYILGAISIIIGIYTYSHKVMRTVGKDIFHLSPVTALIAVTSEAIVLFIFASRWLQKILLSIGIPPIPLVPVSSTQVIVGAVVGIGLVKGGKNIRYNILGKVSLAWVAAPVIAFVFSFIALFIVQNVFEQNVFHKTGYIFNRITISQMEKEGINPNHLSTVNGRKFGRELDVYKELKEDEYFHREQMVKILKIAEVFPLKVNTNLLREKGLANHFSLKQWEALTKMEGREFNHKWQLEQALAQTESWQKKAGLSERDKMHNRELEEQLDLLYRTFFVANKL from the coding sequence ATGATTTTTATTTACTTGCTCAGCGGTCTGTTTTTAGGTTGGTCTTTGGGAGCCAACGATACAGGCAATATATTTGGAGCCGCGGTAGAAACCAGAATGCTGAAATTTAAGACAGCTGCTCTTCTGGCATCAATTTTTATCTTTTTGGGGGCGGTTTTGGAAGGTAGCGGACCTTCCGGAACTTTAGGTCATTTAGGTTCCGTAGATGCTTTGGGAGGAGCATTTACAGTTGCTTTGGCAGCCGCTTTAACCATCACTGCCATTGTTCGAACAGGCATTCCAGTTTCCACTTCGCAAACCATTGTGGGAGCGATAATTGGCTGGAATTTCTTTGCGGGGCGGCTGACTGATTATCGCAGTTTGTTAACTATTGTTTTTAGCTGGGTGATTGCTTTCGTGCTTGCCGGCGTTATAGCAGCCATTCTTTTTTATTTAATCAGACCATTGATTAACAGAGGAAAAATCCATCTTTTGGAGCAGGATGTTTTTACGCGGATGGGGTTAATCGTAATTGGCGCTTTTGGTGCCTTTTCTTTGGGAGCCAATAATATAGCCAATGTAGTCGGGGTTTTTGTGCCGGTTTCGCCTTTCAGGGATATAAGTTTGGCTGGTTTCACTCTGAAAGGAGTTCAGCAGCTTTATATTTTGGGTGCCATTTCCATAATCATCGGAATTTACACTTATTCGCATAAAGTTATGCGCACCGTGGGCAAGGACATTTTTCATCTTTCACCTGTAACTGCACTTATAGCAGTAACTTCTGAAGCAATTGTGTTGTTTATTTTTGCTTCGCGCTGGCTCCAAAAAATCTTATTGAGCATTGGAATTCCACCCATTCCATTAGTTCCGGTATCTTCCACGCAAGTAATTGTAGGAGCGGTAGTTGGCATCGGTTTGGTAAAAGGTGGCAAAAACATTCGTTACAATATTTTAGGCAAGGTATCTCTGGCCTGGGTAGCGGCTCCGGTCATTGCTTTTGTTTTTTCCTTCATTGCCCTTTTCATTGTTCAGAATGTATTTGAACAAAATGTTTTCCACAAAACAGGATATATCTTTAATCGCATCACTATCAGTCAGATGGAGAAAGAAGGCATTAACCCAAATCACCTATCAACCGTAAATGGCCGCAAATTTGGCAGAGAGCTGGATGTTTATAAAGAATTGAAAGAGGACGAATATTTCCACCGAGAACAGATGGTGAAAATCCTTAAAATAGCGGAAGTTTTTCCCCTGAAAGTAAATACCAATCTTTTACGCGAGAAAGGATTAGCCAATCACTTTTCTTTAAAGCAATGGGAAGCGCTCACCAAAATGGAAGGCAGGGAATTTAACCATAAATGGCAATTGGAACAAGCGCTTGCCCAAACGGAATCTTGGCAGAAAAAAGCGGGTCTGTCCGAGAGAGATAAAATGCACAATCGAGAGTTGGAAGAGCAGTTAGACCTGCTGTATCGGACTTTTTTCGTTGCCAATAAGTTATGA
- a CDS encoding AEC family transporter, translating into MNPFVEKIIPLILAFFIGIAFKALKLLSEEDAPILLKVVLNVCLPCLTIISIAQIQLKLDMILIPLLAIIVVLLMYVISRIIGKFWKMEKTTFGSFLVGTMIMNTAYALPFFFAAFGNEGLARASLFDIGNTFMIFTFTYYNAIKYGGNNQSAQIQWKKFLRLPPLWAMVIAFTWKFSTLPMPHLALNFLNFLGQPTVPLMMIALGLYFNPQLCNLGKAALAIFVRMGIGLGIGIGLSAIFGLSGVSRIVVTVCPALPIGFNTLIFANLENLDREFAATIVSISIFIALFYVPWLIYLFS; encoded by the coding sequence ATGAATCCCTTCGTTGAAAAGATAATTCCGCTTATCCTTGCCTTTTTCATTGGCATTGCATTTAAGGCATTAAAGCTGCTTTCCGAAGAGGATGCGCCCATTCTATTGAAAGTTGTCTTAAATGTTTGTTTACCCTGTTTAACGATTATTTCCATTGCCCAGATACAGTTAAAACTCGATATGATTCTGATACCTCTTTTAGCCATCATTGTTGTGCTACTTATGTATGTAATTTCCCGCATAATCGGCAAATTCTGGAAGATGGAAAAAACTACTTTCGGCAGCTTTTTGGTAGGGACGATGATTATGAACACCGCCTATGCTTTGCCTTTTTTCTTTGCCGCTTTTGGCAATGAAGGGCTGGCAAGAGCATCTTTATTTGATATTGGCAACACTTTTATGATCTTCACTTTCACCTACTATAATGCCATAAAATACGGAGGCAATAATCAGTCCGCCCAAATTCAATGGAAGAAATTTTTGCGTCTGCCTCCTCTTTGGGCTATGGTTATTGCTTTCACTTGGAAGTTCTCTACCTTGCCAATGCCGCACTTGGCACTGAATTTCCTCAATTTTTTAGGCCAACCCACCGTTCCTTTAATGATGATTGCTTTGGGATTATATTTTAATCCTCAGCTTTGCAATCTCGGCAAAGCGGCGCTTGCCATTTTTGTCAGAATGGGGATCGGACTGGGAATCGGAATTGGTTTAAGTGCAATATTCGGTTTAAGCGGGGTCTCCAGAATTGTGGTTACGGTTTGTCCCGCATTACCCATCGGTTTTAATACGCTTATTTTTGCCAATCTGGAAAATTTGGACAGGGAGTTTGCCGCCACCATTGTTTCCATTTCTATTTTTATTGCTCTTTTCTATGTTCCGTGGCTGATTTATCTTTTTAGCTAA
- a CDS encoding pyridoxamine kinase, with protein sequence MPNPKVLAINDLSGFGTTSLLAVIPIMNRMGIEVVTMPSALLSANTDFPDYVLQDNSVLLKKSLQHWQKLQLTFDAIYTGFLGSPLQVSVLLENLLPLKNDKTLVLVDPVLADAGKLYSCYTWEMVEAMRSLISISDIITPNWTEAIFLTDFHYGQNSNGNQVQECCEKLAALGPRYVVITSAPNAKGEFSSVALFDARLGFFQEFACQYAPVVFPGAGDCFSAMLLAGLLNGYDLVTSIQGTLSFLQQAIEKSITTVVDRKTGIDLISALKTDPQLFFSH encoded by the coding sequence ATGCCCAATCCTAAGGTTCTTGCCATCAATGATTTATCCGGCTTTGGAACCACTTCTTTATTGGCTGTAATTCCGATTATGAATAGAATGGGAATTGAGGTCGTCACTATGCCCAGTGCTTTGCTTTCTGCCAATACGGATTTCCCCGATTATGTTTTGCAGGATAATAGTGTGCTATTGAAAAAATCACTGCAGCACTGGCAGAAATTGCAGCTAACTTTTGACGCCATTTATACCGGCTTTTTGGGCTCACCTTTGCAGGTATCTGTTTTGCTGGAAAATTTGCTTCCGCTCAAAAATGACAAGACCCTTGTTTTGGTTGATCCAGTTTTAGCTGATGCCGGCAAATTATACAGTTGTTACACCTGGGAAATGGTTGAGGCAATGCGTTCTCTGATTTCTATCAGCGACATCATCACTCCCAATTGGACGGAGGCAATTTTTTTAACTGATTTCCATTATGGGCAAAATTCAAATGGCAACCAAGTGCAAGAATGCTGTGAAAAACTCGCCGCTCTGGGACCTCGCTATGTTGTTATAACCAGCGCACCCAATGCCAAAGGCGAATTTTCTTCCGTTGCTCTATTTGATGCTCGGCTGGGTTTTTTCCAAGAATTTGCCTGCCAGTATGCTCCCGTAGTTTTTCCCGGAGCGGGCGATTGCTTTTCAGCAATGCTTTTAGCCGGATTGTTAAACGGCTATGATCTCGTTACTTCCATTCAAGGAACCCTTTCCTTTTTGCAGCAAGCCATCGAAAAAAGCATTACTACCGTGGTAGATCGCAAAACCGGAATTGATCTCATTTCCGCCCTCAAAACCGATCCCCAGCTTTTCTTTTCTCATTAG
- a CDS encoding metallophosphoesterase codes for MRKLRLSFLFVFLFIFLCLHLAARFAIYGDTRSNPEIHRQIVQQIVSHHPEATFHLGDLNSFGLAQKEYDNFLQIIAPLNINKAFYPARGNHEKDLNLFLKNFPYLKGSSYYTIYADSIRFIILDSVLDLSPGSEQYRWLQKQLLERTPSLLLLHHPIFSSGEHSDELGLQLFLPELLKNSSVKAVFSAHDHNYERSEYKGITYIVSGGGGAPLREEDNPNPYSQLFIKGHNYLIGDRIDGKVVFNVYDIEGKPLDTFTLLGF; via the coding sequence ATGCGTAAGCTTCGTTTATCTTTCCTTTTTGTTTTTCTGTTTATCTTTCTCTGTCTCCATTTAGCGGCTCGTTTTGCCATTTATGGAGATACCCGCAGCAATCCTGAAATCCATCGCCAAATAGTTCAGCAAATTGTTTCTCACCATCCCGAGGCAACTTTTCATTTAGGCGATCTGAACAGTTTTGGTTTAGCTCAAAAAGAATATGACAATTTCCTGCAGATCATTGCTCCTTTGAATATAAACAAAGCTTTTTACCCGGCAAGAGGTAATCACGAAAAAGACCTGAATTTATTTTTAAAAAATTTTCCCTATTTGAAGGGCAGTTCTTATTACACAATTTATGCGGATAGCATCCGTTTCATTATTTTGGATAGTGTGTTAGACCTTTCTCCCGGCTCGGAACAATATCGCTGGCTACAAAAACAGCTTTTAGAAAGAACTCCCTCTTTGCTGCTGTTGCATCATCCGATTTTTTCTTCCGGAGAGCATAGTGATGAGCTTGGTCTGCAGCTCTTTCTGCCGGAATTGCTCAAAAATTCCTCAGTAAAAGCCGTTTTTAGCGCCCACGATCACAATTATGAGCGTTCCGAATATAAAGGCATTACTTATATCGTTTCCGGTGGCGGAGGAGCTCCTTTGCGGGAAGAAGATAATCCCAATCCCTATTCCCAATTGTTTATTAAAGGCCATAACTACCTCATTGGAGACCGCATAGACGGTAAGGTCGTTTTTAATGTTTATGATATAGAGGGGAAGCCGTTAGATACTTTTACCCTCCTCGGTTTTTAA